From the Candidatus Krumholzibacteriia bacterium genome, the window CGGACGAGGGCGCGCATCTCGGCGCGCATCTGCTCCAGGACCTCGGTGTTCCGCTCCCAGGGACCGTCCACGACGAAGCCGACGTGAACGACCCGTGGCGCTGCCACGATGGGCTGGGCAGGAAAGAGAAGCCATGCCACCAAGAGTGACGCGGCGTAGATGGCGCTGCGACTGGTGGGCAAGCGCTCCCCCGGCAGAACTCGGCGTGGAGATCCAGCTGGAATCGCCGGTATTATGCCGAGTCGGCCGGAGGCCGGCAAGTGGCTGGGACCCGGGCGTAGCGCTTCAGCACAGCTTGTTCAGACCGTCCAGCGCCGCCACCTTGTAGGCCTCGGCGTAGGTGGGATAGTTGAACACCGCATCGCGGAAGTACTCCACCGTGCCGCCGAGGGCGAGCACACTCTGCCCGATGTGGACGATCTCGGCGGCGTTGTCGCCGATGACATGCACGCCGAGTATCTGCAGGTTGTCGGGATGGAAGAGGATCTTGAGCAAACCGCTCCGGTCGCCGGCGATCTGGCCGCGCGCCAGCTCCTCGTACTTGGCGATGCCGGTCTCGTATGGCACCTGGGCCTGGGTGAGCTCGCGTTCGGTGCGGCCGACCATGGAGATCTCGGGGATGGTGTAGATGCCGTACGGCATGGTCTCGTTGCGCGGCGTCGGCCGGCCGAACATGTGGCAGCTCGCCAGCCTTCCTTGTTCCATGGAGGTCGAC encodes:
- a CDS encoding FAD-dependent oxidoreductase: FVDQEIVEALMVHMRRQGTTFRLGEKMTSVAMEEDGRVHAHLESGKRIAAAGLLYAVGRQTNADTLDLRAAGLEADARGRIAVNEHFQTTVPHIYAAGDVIGFPALASTSMEQGRLASCHMFGRPTPRNETMPYGIYTIPEISMVGRTERELTQAQVPYETGIAKYEELARGQIAGDRSGLLKILFHPDNLQILGVHVIGDNAAEIVHIGQSVLALGGTVEYFRDAVFNYPTYAEAYKVAALDGLNKLC